The following are encoded together in the Hemicordylus capensis ecotype Gifberg chromosome 4, rHemCap1.1.pri, whole genome shotgun sequence genome:
- the AK5 gene encoding adenylate kinase isoenzyme 5 isoform X2, with amino-acid sequence MGDFSEDLKKSNIIFVIGGPGSGKGTQCNKLAEKYGFTHLSTEDLLQREMSSSTERSKIIRVAMESGKLVPGDIITELLKEAIVANMEDTKGFLIDGYPQNVKQGEEFEHQIGEPSLVLCMDCSSKTMSSRLLKRSQSSQCLDDNAEIIMKRIETYYEENEPVIIYYENKIPLFKINADGTPEEVFLEACSSIDTFLEKERTASFSVHTV; translated from the exons GTGGCCCTGGTTCTGGCAAGGGAACTCAGTGCAACAAATTAGCAGAGAAGTATGGATTCACACACTTGTCCACAGAGGACCTGCTCCAACGTGAGATGTCATCATCAACAGAGAGGAGCAAGATCATCAGAGTTGCCATGGAAAGTGGCAAGCTTGTACCAGGG GATATTATTACGGAGCTCTTGAAAGAAGCCATCGTTGCTAATATGGAAGATACAAAAGGATTTCTGATTGATGGTTATCCCCAAAATGTCAAGCAAGGAGAAGAGTTTGAGCATCAG ATTGGTGAGCCATCTCTAGTCCTCTGCATGGACTGTTCCTCCAAGACAATGAGCAGCCGCCTTTTGAAAAGAAGTCAAAGCAGCCAGTGCCTTGATGATAATGCTGAAATCATCATGAAGCGCATTGAAACATACTATGAAGAGAATGAGCCTGTGATCATATATTATGAAAACAAAATTCCATTGTTTAAG ATAAATGCAGACGGGACACCAGAAGAGGTTTTTCTTGAAGCCTGTTCTTCAATCGACACTTTTCTGGAAAAGGAACGAACAGCATCTTTCTCAGTCCACACAGTGTAG